One part of the Paramormyrops kingsleyae isolate MSU_618 chromosome 2, PKINGS_0.4, whole genome shotgun sequence genome encodes these proteins:
- the mblac2 gene encoding acyl-coenzyme A thioesterase MBLAC2 produces the protein MSATEWYAHKSLGHGVFWIQERFYESGNRANIWLLRGSHQDVVIDTGLGLRSLPDYLIATGLLGEESERKNPLLAIGTHVHFDHSGGLHQFQQVGVHVAEVDALANGDNFETVTWLSDSEIVRDPTPGWRARQYKVKPVQPTHILQEGDVINLGDRQLTVLHMPGHSRGSICLHDRENKLLFSGDVVYNGAMIDWLPYSRVTDYVSSCERLLQLVDNEEVEQVLPGHFNTFGAKRLHQIASNYISNSGSCHRFSTCMVKSIARLALRAKNSRSAC, from the exons ATGTCCGCCACAGAATGGTATGCGCATAAATCCCTCGGTCATGGAGTATTCTGGATCCAGGAGAGGTTTTACGAATCGGGTAACAGAGCTAACATTTGGCTGCTTCGTGGATCTCATCAGGACGTCGTGATAGACACTGGACTGGGCTTGAGGAGCTTGCCTGACTATTTGATTGCGACAGGTCTGCTTGGAGAAGAGTCCGAGCGGAAAAACCCTTTGCTGGCCATCGGCACTCACGTCCATTTTGACCATTCAGGTGGGCTGCATCAGTTTCAACAGGTGGGCGTGCATGTCGCGGAGGTCGATGCGTTGGCCAACGGAGACAACTTTGAGACCGTGACCTGGCTTTCTGACAGTGAGATAGTGCGGGATCCGACGCCTGGCTGGAGAGCCAGGCAatacaaagtcaaaccagttCAGCCGACTCACATATTACAGGAAG gtgACGTCATCAACCTGGGAGACAGGCAGCTAACAGTATTGCATATGCCTGGCCACTCCAGGGGCAGCATCTGTCTCCATGACAGGGAAAACAAGCTTCTGTTCAGTGGCGATGTCGTCTATAACGGGGCCATGATTGACTGGCTGCCGTACAGCAGAGTCACTGACTATGTGAGCAGCTGTGAGCGGCTGCTGCAGCTTGTGGACAATGAAGAGGTGGAGCAGGTCCTTCCAGGACACTTTAACACATTTGGAGCCAAGCGACTGCACCAGATTGCCTCCAATTACATTTCCAATTCTGGCTCCTGTCACAGGTTCTCCACATGTATGGTCAAGTCAATTGCCCGCCTCGCTCTGCGGGCCAAAAATTCAAGAAGTGCATGTTAA
- the polr3g gene encoding DNA-directed RNA polymerase III subunit RPC7, producing the protein MVLPVFYTLLTDHWGRMAGRGRGRGIAAFTFNIEALGLSRGALPETALGPIPLFPPVEYKPVPLKSGEDEEYMLALKQEIRATMKNLPYNIPVPEEKPDVERYKEKYTQKVYKNKHNTWTPDWQRLPKELMPQKKKKTKPKVTKQVKATSKKEKEDLLSKLDELEKKDQKSDDETGEKAADEGEDEEGGEGVEGGEFDEEEAEEENDYIASYFEDGDDFGGGSDDNMDEATY; encoded by the exons ATGGTCCTTCCAGTATTTTATACTCTGCTGACAGATCATTGGGGAAG GATGGCAGGAAGAGGGCGAGGTCGGGGCATAGCAGCCTTCACCTTCAACATTGAAGCTTTGGGGCTGAGTAGGGGGGCACTTCCTGAGACGGCACTTGGTCCTATACCCCTCTTCCCA CCAGTGGAGTACAAGCCAGTGCCTCTAAAatctggagaagatgaagaaTATATGCTTGCCCTGAAACAAGAAATTAGGGCAACAATGAAAAATCTGCCTTACAATATCCCAGTGCCTGAGGAGAAGCCCG ATGTTGAACGATACAAAGAGAAGTATACGCAGAAGGTATATAAAAACAAGCACAATACATGGACACCAG ATTGGCAGCGCCTTCCAAAGGAGTTGATGccccaaaagaaaaagaaaactaaaCCTA AGGTGACGAAGCAAGTCAAGGCAACTtcaaagaaagagaaagaagacTTGCTCTCTAAATTAGAT GAGCTAGAAAAGAAAGATCAGAAATCTGATGACGAGACTGGAGAAAAGGCAGCAGATGAAGGAGAAGATGAAGAAGGCGGTGAGGGTGTGGAAGGGGGAGAATTTGATGAGGAGGAGGCCGAAGAG GAAAATGACTACATTGCCAGCTACTTCGAAGATGGTGATGACTTTGGAGGCGGGAGTGATGACAATATGGATGAAGCTACCTACTAG